The Bacteroidota bacterium sequence ACGTTGCTCCGTTGTTGATGGAATATTCTATCGTTACAAAACTTCCTACTACATACTGGTACGTCCAGTTGATGCTGTAATTGCCCGCTACATAAAACGTGTTGCCACCGTTGGGTGTCGTTACCGTGATGACGGGCGTGGCAAGAGTTATGGTAAATAAATTATCACTCTTATCTGTTACACACGATGAATTATTATAATCATAAACTTGTATGAGGCATTGCGTGGAAGGAGTATTAGGAACAAGCCAGTTGTATTGCCCAGTAGTAATATTAACATTATTTATAATGTTTGTCCATGTGGTTCCCGCATCAAGCGAATATCGTATCGTCCACCAATTGGAAGCAACCGTACCCTGTGTCCATGTAATCAGATGAGTTGTTCCGCCCTGCCAGGTTTCTCCTCCATTGGGAGCCGTTACAATCACAGCGGAAGTAATCGTAAAGACAGCATTGCTGTTATCTGTAATAGCATTGTTATTGTAATCAGTTACTCTTACCAATGCCTGAGTAGTGCTGATGTTTGGCACTGTCCATGAAAAGGAAGATCCGCTGTAATTGGTGGCAAGCGAAGACCATGATACTCCGTTGTTGGTGGAATATTCTACATTGAAAAAACCGGATGTGCCTGTCTGCGACCAGGTAATTGAACGCACAGAACAACCCGTCCAGTTTTCTGCGCCATTGGGAGAAGTGACTGTGATAGTTCCAATCGCAATAGTAAATACTGCATTGCTCACATCATAGGTAGCAGGAAACCCTGCATCAGAAATTTTCACTAAACATACGCTGCTTGGTGCATTCGGAATATTCGTCCATAAATAGGAGCCGCTGTTGTTTGTAGAATTGATAACTGTTGTCCAAGTGGATCCATTGTCAGAAGAGTATTCAATTTTTACAAAACTTCCACTCAGATAAGCCGATGTCCATGTGATGTTGAAGTTTTGTGCGATGTAAAGCGTGTTTCCGCCATTAGGCGCTGTAACAGTGATGATGGGAGTTGGAGGCGCAATTGTAAAAAGATTATCGCTCGCATCTGTTTTACAAGATGGTGAACCGTTATCGGTAATCCGAACCAGACAAGAAACAGACGGATTATTTGGAATCGTCCATACATAAGTATAGGCATTGCCCACCGGTGTGAACGTGGCGCTTGTAATGGTTGTGTATGTACTTCCACCATTAATAGAATATTCAAGAAGAAAAGAATTACTTGTTCCGAATCCATCCCATGTGATGTTTTTAGTTCCTGCTCCTACCTGCCAACTTTCTCCCCCATTAGGCGCTGTTACAGTCAATGCTGGGGTAATAGTAAAAACTGCATTGCTTTGGTCAGTGATAAGGTTGTTATTGTAATCATACACTCTAACCAATGCCTGTGAAGTATTGAGGTTTGAAAGAGTCCATGAAAACGATAAGCCGCTGTAGTTTGTAGCAAGCGAAGACCATGACGTTCCGTTGTTGGTGGAATATTCTACATTGAAAAAACCCGATGTACCGGATTGCGTCCATGTAATTGTACGAACAGAACAACTTGTCCAGTTTTCTGCGCCATTGGGAGAAACGACAGTAATTGTTTGTGCGGAAAGAAAATTTGTGAAGAGTACTGCGAGAAGGAGTAAAAATTTATTCTTCATGGGAAAATAGTATTGTGTGATTTGTATTTCATTAAAAATGAGCGAATAAATATATATATTATTGTGATGCAAATTATTTTTTTTATTCACAAATCTGTCTGCAAAATCTAGTAACTGGACTGTAAACAGTACGAACACTTATCCCGAATTTTTTGAAAATGCATTCGGATGAAATATGTTTTCGTGCTTGAAGGGTTTACTAGAATCAGAAACTTTTATCTAATCAAGCTCACATTTCCCTTCCTCACCGTTTCATTGCCTGTGATGAAAGTTACTTTCATGTAATACACAAACACGGCTGTGTTCATCTGCTTGCCTTTGTATGTTCCATCCCAAAGAACAGTGATGTTGTCGGCTTCAAACACTTTTTCTCCCCAGCGGTTGTAAATGATGAGCATGAATTCTTTTATGCATCCTGAATTCGGATAATAAACTTCCATCCTATCATTCTTGGTATCGCCATTGGGAGAAAATGCATCGGGTACAAACAACTGGTCATCGGCATAGCCGCAGTTAAGCGGTTCAACCATCACTGTAACCGTAACGCAAGCCGTATCTGAACAATTGTTTGCATCGGTAACCGTAACGCAATATATAGTTGTTACAGCAGGATTAACAGTAATTGCTGAACTGTTTGCTCCGTTGCTCCAAGTGTAAGTTCCGCCTCCGGTTGCTGTAAGCGTTGTTGAACTTCCTGATGTGATAGTTACGTTTACACTTACATTAGCAGTGGGACCTCCTGTGGAAGTTACGGTTACAGTTGCTGTATTTGTACATCCGTTTGCATCGGTGATTGCAGCAGTATAATTTCCTGCGCCAAGCCCTGTTGCAGTTGAACTGTTTCCTCCAGACGGAGACCATGCATACGTATAAGGCGATATTCCTCCACCCGCAAATACTGTTGCACTTCCATTATTGCCCGCACACGCAGTGGTTGTTGATGTTATATTGGAAGTTAAAGCCGTGGGCTGTGTAATAATAACTGTTTGAGTGTTTGTACATCCATTTGCATCAGTAACAGTGGCAGTATAATTTCCCGCGCTTAATCCTGTTGCAGCAGAAGTTGTTCCTCCGGATGGTGACCATGAAAAAATATAAGGTGATGTTCCTCCGCTGGCAGTGACAGATGCACTTCCGTTATTTCCGCCATTACATAAAATGTTTGTCTGATTAGAAAGTGAAATAATTGGTCCGCCAGATGAATTAATTGTTACTGTTGATGTTCCCGAACATCCGCTTGCATCAGTTACAGTCACAGTGTATGCACCTGCACTAAGTCCTGTTGCAATTGCATTTGTTCCACCGGATGGCGACCATGAATACGTATAAGGCGATGTTCCTCCTGTTGGAGTAACAGTAGCTGTTCCATTGCTGCTAAGACAAGCAGCAGGAGTTGATGTTACGCTCACAGTAAGCGCACCGGATGTTATAGTGACGGTTGCGGTTTGAACATTTCCACCAGAAATGCAGACAGAAGAAGCATCACTGACAGTAACCGTGTAAGTACCCGAAGATAAACCTGTGGCTATTGCCGTAGTTTGTCCGCCCGGACTCCACGAATAAGTATAAGGTGCGCTTCCTCCAGTTACTGTAACAGTGGCAGAACTTGCAGCACAGGATCCGCTGGCGGAAACAGATACGTTCAATGAGTTGCAGCTTACACCGCTTGGAAAAGATGAAACGAAATTTTTTCCGCAGGCATAAAGCAAATTTCCGGGACCTAATTTTAAATCGTACACATCTCCGTTTGCAGGAATGAAAGTAATTTTATTATAGTTAGTGTCGATCTGAAAAATAGTATCGTGAGAGCCGATGAAAATATTATCGCATTCATCCACTGCAATTCCTCCCCATGAAATTACAAGGCGGTCATACGAAGGAAAGCAGCAATAAACAGGTGGTGTTATCACCGCGCTGTCAATAGGCGCTCCTGTATTTTTGTTATACCTTTTTATTTTGGAACTGTTATAGGTGTATAAATAATTTCCGTTAACAGCAATGCCGTTCATTCCATTTGTTCCTGTAGTTCCGTTCACATAATTTATTCCGCTGATTTCATTCATCTGAAAATTACTCGGCACATTGTAAGTAACAGGAAATAATGCGCTTGCCGAAGTTTTAACCAACGTGTTATTTGCCATGGAACCGCTCTTCGAAAAACCCATGAAACAATTTCCGGAATTATCGAGTGCAAGATTATCTACATCATCCAATCCCGCAGGAGACAGAACATTTACCGGGTTCATGCTGGTAAGAGTTGTATCTAAAATCGCGGCTTCATAAGAAGTATTCCATCCTGAACCGCCAATTACTCCCTGCTTTGTGCAACTGTTATAAGCAATCCGCCAAATCTCTTTCATATTTGGATTGCCCGGATATAAAATAATTTGCGAACCCACTGAATTTACTTTTATCATCTGGGCAGGCACATTGTTATTAAGATTAAAATTATATCCTTCTCCAATGTAACTGCTTCCGCTGTTTGCATCCACTGCAAAATCACCATAGAGCCACATAGGTGTTGCGCTGTAAACCCATTGAATAGCACCCGCGCTGTTGAATTTTATTTCCTGTAAAGGATTGGAAGGGGAACCCTGCCCACCATACACATACACGTTACCTGCATAATCATAATCAATATCATAAGCGGAATTATATCCGGGAAAACTGGGGTTGGTAGTCCATGGGTCAATGATAATTGAAGCCCCATCACGACCTTCCCCATTCGGGAAGGAGAAGGAAACAACATTATTACTAATAGAAAACGCAGCAGAGACAGTTTGATGATTGTTTTCATAAAAAGCTTCTGGTGCGTGGTCAATAAAATTTCCGAAAGAAGTTTCAATCCTGACATTTCCATCTATATCCGTTGCCAATCCTTTTACATCGGAATACTTCATCTTAATAAGAGAGGCATTTGCTCCGGAATGTAGTATGAGGGAATATTTTATTCCAGTTTTACCTTCAGGGAAAAAATATTCTACATCAATATTCGGATAAATATTTTTATAAATAATTTTCTTTACGGCAGATGCTTTGATAGTTGGATAAGTGAAATAACAGGACGCGGCATCTTCAGAAATAATTTCCGCATCCGGATTGGCTCCCTCCCACTCCATCTGAACGAAGTGAGAAATCAATTTCGCAGCTTCTTCTTCTCCTTCATTCTGTTTTTCATATTCATCATGGCGGTAAGTCAATCCTGTATTCGTAAAATATATCGCTACTCCTTCATTCACAACAGCATATTTAATGTGGCTGTTCTTCAGATTGTTCATTCCATCAAACTGACCTTTGTTTTCAATAAATACTTTTTGCTCAAAAGGTTTTGTCTGCCAGTTTTGAGAATGTACAATACATGAAATGAAAAGAAGAAAAATAAATCCGGAAAGAGAAATAATTCTCATGATAATTTACTTTACCATGTCACAATTATTTTTCCGTCTGCGCCATTGGCACCGTTCCATGAACCGCCACCTGCACCGCCACCGCCAGCGCCTGTATTTGCAAGAGCGTTATAGACAGTAATAATTCCTCCTTGCCCTCCATCGCCACCGCCAATGCCTCCACCGCCACCACCACCTCCATAATATGAAGGTCCAGCAACTGTCATTCTCCCGCTGCCCCCTGCACCTCCGCCTCCACTTCCATTTCCTCCGTTATAACTTGCAGCAGTAGCAGTAGCAAGCCCGGCTGTTCCTCCAGAACCGAGGGTGGTGTTCAAATAACCTCCGCTGCCCATTCCTCCTGTGAGGAGGTTTCCGCCTGTAGCTTGTATTAGTATCGTTCCAGTGCAGGCAGCTCCGGTAGAAAAACAAGAACCTGTGGCAGCAGTGCTTGTAGCATTAATACCTCCTGTGCCTACTGTTATCTGGTAAACAGTTGCAGGAACCACCACATAAGTTCCTTCCGCATATCCTCCTCCTCCTCCTCCCGCGCCACCGGTATTAGCGCCAGAAGTTGTACCATAAGCGCCACCTCCCCAAACAGCTATTTTAATTAAAGTAACACCTGCGGGTACGGTAAAAGTAGTTGGAGCTCCTGCTCCTAACATTCCGCTTGTTCCGGATGTAAGGTATAATTGCCAATTGGGAAAACAACTGCCACCAATGCTGCTGAGTGATTGCCAGCTTCCTTGTCCGGTGGCATCGGAAGTAAGCACTTTGTTTACCGCCTGATTGCCATCAACAATTTTTACGGTGGAGCCAGATGAACCATCCACTTCTAATGATGCTGCCGGTGTTATGGTGCCGATACCCACATTGCCTCCCTGGAATATTCCTGCATAATTATTTGTGGCGCCAGATTGTGTCTGAATAAATAATCCGTATGAATTTGTGATTCCGGCAGCTCCCAGATTTTGCACGTTCAGTCCATAAATGTTGGAAGGTTTTATTCCAGACAATCCTGGAAGAGCAACCATCACTCCGCTGGCATTGGTAACAGTTCCAGCGCTTCCTGCCTGAGAATCAAATCTGAAATGTCCGCAATTTACATTGGCAATATTTATTCCTGCTCCCGGATTAGCGTTGGCTACTCCTGCAATTCCATACACAACTCCAACACTTGCGGAAGGAGAAAAAGTTGGCTGCGATTCCAGCCCTCCTGCTCCATCTCCGGAACCATTCAATGTACCGAAAAATCTTCCTAACCGCGCATTCCAGCTTGCCGATGTAACAGTCGCCAAAACATCAAGAGGATAAATTGGAATAGTGCGAATGCCTACATTACCTGAAGAGGTAATGCGCATTCTTTCTACATATGCCATATCCGCAGTCCCGGTTGAGAATGTAATGTCTGTAGGAATTGAACCTGCTGCAATGGTTCCGTTTGCTACTGCGTCTATCTGTGCTGTAATAATATAATTCGAACCATCATAACCTGAAAACATGTATTTGCCAAGTTCGTCACCGTTAAGGATGGTAGTGAGAGCGCCAATAGTTCCTCTTGCCCTGCGGTTAATAATAATTCCACCGAGGTCGGCTTGCAGATTTGTGACCCGCTCGTTTATTATATTTTTTTCGGTGGTGGCTAAAACATGCAATAAGGTAATAGCACTTGGGCTTGTTGTTCCGATGCCGACATTTCCACCCGATGGCTGCAAACAAAGAGAACGATAAGCGCCCGCAGTTGCATCCCAAACATCAATGAGTCCGTAACGGGAAGTTGCAGTAGCATTACCGTACAACCCCAATCGCAGTTTAAGCGCAGCAGCGCTTGCATCATAAGAAGTAACCTGAAAAATATTTTGCAACGCTGGAGCGGTAATGAGATTAGTTCCTTTTACATGAAGCATCACTCCTGTTTCAGCAGAAGAGCCATCGGTGTTGATGCCGATGTTCTGGGCAGAACAAGAAGCCCATCCAAAATCCTTCCCGAAGGGAAGGACTTTCAGGAGTGCAGGCGCAAAAAGAATTCCTGCTATGAGAATGATGATTTGTTTTTTCATTTTGTTTTGAATTTTGTTTTGAGAAAATTAAACCGGAAGAAAAGATTGTACAATGTTAAAGATTTTCTGCATTAAAGCGAAATGGTGTTTATTACTTTTTATCCTCCGTTTCTGCTCAGTGCATCACAGTTCCTGATATGATTTTTATTTCACCGCACTCACATGCCCTACGTAATTGTGCTGCTTATTTGAAATATCTGTAAGATTGACTTTCCATACGTACACATCTTCCTGTGCGAGTTCTCCGCTATGTCCGTTCAAATCAGCTTTGCCTTTTGCCACTTTTCCATCCCACTTGCAGGCGGAAGGCATTCCATCAGCAGGACTTGAATCCCATTGCGTATTGTTCCCGGAATAATGACAATCCCAAATCATATTTCCCCATCGGTCAAATAACCAGATGTTGTAATCTTTAATCCCTCTTCCTTTTCCAAAGAAGAATTCATTATTCCAATCACCGTTGGGAGTAAAACTATTGGGAATATAAAAAGTAAACTCCGGCAGAATTTCTATCCTGCGGCATGCGGTATCCCAACATCCATACTGGTTTTCAACATTTATACATACGTTGTATGAGTAATCTTCATTGCCTGTTACGGTTGAAGAATAAGAATGAACGGGAGTGAGTGATAAACTGTCGAGCGGAGAACCATCGCCAAAATTCCAAAACCATTGCGATACATCAGAAGACCATAAATTACAGAATGAGAAAACAGGATTGTCTATGCTTGCTGTAGCAGGCGAAACACAAAAATCTGCATTG is a genomic window containing:
- a CDS encoding gliding motility-associated C-terminal domain-containing protein produces the protein MRIISLSGFIFLLFISCIVHSQNWQTKPFEQKVFIENKGQFDGMNNLKNSHIKYAVVNEGVAIYFTNTGLTYRHDEYEKQNEGEEEAAKLISHFVQMEWEGANPDAEIISEDAASCYFTYPTIKASAVKKIIYKNIYPNIDVEYFFPEGKTGIKYSLILHSGANASLIKMKYSDVKGLATDIDGNVRIETSFGNFIDHAPEAFYENNHQTVSAAFSISNNVVSFSFPNGEGRDGASIIIDPWTTNPSFPGYNSAYDIDYDYAGNVYVYGGQGSPSNPLQEIKFNSAGAIQWVYSATPMWLYGDFAVDANSGSSYIGEGYNFNLNNNVPAQMIKVNSVGSQIILYPGNPNMKEIWRIAYNSCTKQGVIGGSGWNTSYEAAILDTTLTSMNPVNVLSPAGLDDVDNLALDNSGNCFMGFSKSGSMANNTLVKTSASALFPVTYNVPSNFQMNEISGINYVNGTTGTNGMNGIAVNGNYLYTYNSSKIKRYNKNTGAPIDSAVITPPVYCCFPSYDRLVISWGGIAVDECDNIFIGSHDTIFQIDTNYNKITFIPANGDVYDLKLGPGNLLYACGKNFVSSFPSGVSCNSLNVSVSASGSCAASSATVTVTGGSAPYTYSWSPGGQTTAIATGLSSGTYTVTVSDASSVCISGGNVQTATVTITSGALTVSVTSTPAACLSSNGTATVTPTGGTSPYTYSWSPSGGTNAIATGLSAGAYTVTVTDASGCSGTSTVTINSSGGPIISLSNQTNILCNGGNNGSASVTASGGTSPYIFSWSPSGGTTSAATGLSAGNYTATVTDANGCTNTQTVIITQPTALTSNITSTTTACAGNNGSATVFAGGGISPYTYAWSPSGGNSSTATGLGAGNYTAAITDANGCTNTATVTVTSTGGPTANVSVNVTITSGSSTTLTATGGGTYTWSNGANSSAITVNPAVTTIYCVTVTDANNCSDTACVTVTVMVEPLNCGYADDQLFVPDAFSPNGDTKNDRMEVYYPNSGCIKEFMLIIYNRWGEKVFEADNITVLWDGTYKGKQMNTAVFVYYMKVTFITGNETVRKGNVSLIR